From a region of the Drosophila willistoni isolate 14030-0811.24 unplaced genomic scaffold, UCI_dwil_1.1 Seg301, whole genome shotgun sequence genome:
- the LOC124461283 gene encoding uncharacterized protein LOC124461283, whose amino-acid sequence MRAISIEIVHSLTTNSCLMGLRRHISRRGIPKEIYSDNGTNFRGTDAFLRDKLQLEDAKMHRELSQQEISWYFNPPSAPHMGGAWERLVRSVKTVLYRITPNQKFSDEILLTAMAEVEMTVNSRPLTYVSLDDEDQEALTPNHLLLGSSNGEKPICDPEQIDYKWSLRQSEMFANLFWKHWVKEMLPNITRMSKWHKKVKPIGVGDIVLIVDENQRRNTWTKGRVVEVTTAEDGQVRQAKVQTQLGVLSRPAVKLAVLDVGKNEASSSGSLAGRGMLPKFGPANKLRTTVTQNGTLSEQTE is encoded by the coding sequence ATGCGAGCAATAAGCATTGAGATCGTGCATAGTCTAACCACAAACTCATGCCTAATGGGCTTAAGACGCCATATATCGCGCCGAGGCATACCAAAGGAAATATATAGCGATAACGGGACTAATTTTCGAGGGACCGATGCCTTTCTTAGAGACAAACTTCAACTGGAAGATGCAAAAATGCACCGAGAATTGTCGCAGCAGGAAATATCGTGGTACTTCAACCCACCGTCAGCTCCTCACATGGGAGGAGCCTGGGAGCGCTTAGTGCGTTCCGTTAAAACCGTGTTATACCGTATAACACCAAATCAAAAATTCTCAGATGAAATTCTTCTTACCGCAATGGCAGAGGTGGAAATGACGGTCAACTCCAGGCCCCTGACATACGTGTCCCTGGACGACGAAGACCAAGAAGCTCTTACGCCAAATCACCTGTTGCTTGGCTCATCAAACGGAGAAAAACCGATTTGCGATCCGGAACAAATCGACTATAAATGGTCGCTCCGCCAGAGTGAGATGTTCGCCAACCTATTTTGGAAACACTGGGTCAAAGAGATGCTACCAAACATAACACGAATGTCCAAGTGGCATAAAAAAGTAAAGCCAATTGGTGTAGGCGATATTGTACTTATAGTGGACGAAAATCAGCGTCGTAATACCTGGACAAAGGGTCGAGTGGTCGAAGTGACCACCGCAGAAGATGGTCAAGTCCGGCAGGCGAAGGTACAGACACAACTAGGTGTCCTCTCCAGACCAGCAGTAAAGTTAGCAGTCCTCGATGTCGGGAAAAATGAAGCAAGCTCCAGTGGCTCGCTTGCTGGGAGGGGAATGTTGCCGAAATTCGGGCCTGCGAATAAACTTCGTACCACTGTAACACAAAACGGAACTCTGTCCGAACAAACAGAATGA